A single region of the Vanacampus margaritifer isolate UIUO_Vmar chromosome 13, RoL_Vmar_1.0, whole genome shotgun sequence genome encodes:
- the samd13 gene encoding sterile alpha motif domain-containing protein 13, with translation MKINCNVTDSVMEDKANGSVDTKSPVENGQLPDPANWGVADVVNYFKATGFEEQAAAFQDQEIDGKSLLLMTRNDVLTGLSIKLGPALKIYEYHVKPLQTQHLKSNAS, from the exons ATGAAAATTAATTGCAACGTTACTGATT CCGTCATGGAAGACAAGGCAAATGGTTCTGTTGACACCAAAAG CCCAGTGGAGAATGGCCAGCTTCCAGATCCAGCCAACTGGGGGGTTGCTGACGTCGTCAATTACTTTAAAGCAACAGGGTTCGAGGAGCAAGCCGCAGCGTTCCAAGATCAG GAAATCGATGGCAAGTCACTGCTCCTGATGACGCGTAATGACGTGTTGACGGGCCTGTCAATAAAGCTGGGCCCGGCACTGAAGATTTACGAGTATCACGTGAAGCCGCTGCAAACCCAACACCTAAAGAGCAACGCCTCTTAG
- the uox gene encoding uricase isoform X2 codes for MASASNQNVEFVRTGYGKNAVKVLCIRRQGGHHDIIELKADVLLTLKSRKDYLTGDNSDIIPTDTIKNTVHALAKLKGVKTIEQFSLDLCHHFLTSFNHVLRVKVYMEEAPWKRLEKNGVEHAHAFIYSPESVRFCDIEQHLNGIPVVHGGLKDMKVLKTTQSGFVGFLRDRFTTLQEATDRCFCTTVCARWHYNKVQDVNFDAIWKCVKDTIIEKFAGPFDLGEFSPSVQKTLYDTQVLVLTRAPEVDEIEIIMPNNHYFTIDMTKMGIENKGEVLLPLDNPSGNITGTVRRKQARL; via the exons ATGGCAAGCGcttccaatcag AATGTTGAATTTGTGCGGACGGGCTACGGGAAGAACGCGGTCAAGGTGTTGTGCATCAGGAGACAGGGGGGCCACCATGACATCATCGAGCTCAAGGCAGATGTGCTGCTCACTCTCAAGTCGCGCAAGGATTATCTCACCGGAGACAACTCGGACATCATTCCTACTGACACTATCAAGAACACCGTCCATGCCTTGGCCAAACTGAAGGGC GTGAAGACCATTGAGCAGTTTTCTTTGGATCTTTGTCACCATTTCCTGACCTCCTTCAATCATGTGTTGAGGGTCAAGGTTTACATGGAGGAGGCACCATGGAAAAGGCTggagaag AATGGGGTGGAACATGCCCACGCCTTCATCTATAGCCCGGAAAGCGTTCGTTTTTGTGACATCGAACAACATCTCAACG GCATTCCGGTGGTTCACGGTGGACTCAAGGACATGAAGGTGCTGAAAACCACTCAATCTGGTTTTGTGGGTTTCCTCCGAGACCGTTTCACGACACTGCAAGAGGCCACGGACAGGTGTTTCTGTACCACCGTCTGTGCCAGGTGGCACTACAACAAGGTTCAAGATGTCAACTTTGATGCTATTTG GAAATGCGTCAAAGATACGATTATTGAGAAGTTTGCAGGCCCCTTTGACCTTGGAGAGTTCTCCCCCTCTGTGCAGAAAACCCTTTATGATACGCAAGTCCTAGTCCTCACTCGGGCTCCTGAG GTGGACGAAATTGAGATCATCATGCCCAACAACCACTACTTCACCATCGACATGACAAAAATGGGCATTGAGAACAAGGGCGAA GTTCTTCTTCCGCTTGACAACCCGTCAGGAAACATCACGGGGACAGTGCGTAGGAAGCAAGCCAGGCTGTGA
- the uox gene encoding uricase isoform X1, translating to MASASNQVSTQNVEFVRTGYGKNAVKVLCIRRQGGHHDIIELKADVLLTLKSRKDYLTGDNSDIIPTDTIKNTVHALAKLKGVKTIEQFSLDLCHHFLTSFNHVLRVKVYMEEAPWKRLEKNGVEHAHAFIYSPESVRFCDIEQHLNGIPVVHGGLKDMKVLKTTQSGFVGFLRDRFTTLQEATDRCFCTTVCARWHYNKVQDVNFDAIWKCVKDTIIEKFAGPFDLGEFSPSVQKTLYDTQVLVLTRAPEVDEIEIIMPNNHYFTIDMTKMGIENKGEVLLPLDNPSGNITGTVRRKQARL from the exons ATGGCAAGCGcttccaatcaggtaagtacaCAG AATGTTGAATTTGTGCGGACGGGCTACGGGAAGAACGCGGTCAAGGTGTTGTGCATCAGGAGACAGGGGGGCCACCATGACATCATCGAGCTCAAGGCAGATGTGCTGCTCACTCTCAAGTCGCGCAAGGATTATCTCACCGGAGACAACTCGGACATCATTCCTACTGACACTATCAAGAACACCGTCCATGCCTTGGCCAAACTGAAGGGC GTGAAGACCATTGAGCAGTTTTCTTTGGATCTTTGTCACCATTTCCTGACCTCCTTCAATCATGTGTTGAGGGTCAAGGTTTACATGGAGGAGGCACCATGGAAAAGGCTggagaag AATGGGGTGGAACATGCCCACGCCTTCATCTATAGCCCGGAAAGCGTTCGTTTTTGTGACATCGAACAACATCTCAACG GCATTCCGGTGGTTCACGGTGGACTCAAGGACATGAAGGTGCTGAAAACCACTCAATCTGGTTTTGTGGGTTTCCTCCGAGACCGTTTCACGACACTGCAAGAGGCCACGGACAGGTGTTTCTGTACCACCGTCTGTGCCAGGTGGCACTACAACAAGGTTCAAGATGTCAACTTTGATGCTATTTG GAAATGCGTCAAAGATACGATTATTGAGAAGTTTGCAGGCCCCTTTGACCTTGGAGAGTTCTCCCCCTCTGTGCAGAAAACCCTTTATGATACGCAAGTCCTAGTCCTCACTCGGGCTCCTGAG GTGGACGAAATTGAGATCATCATGCCCAACAACCACTACTTCACCATCGACATGACAAAAATGGGCATTGAGAACAAGGGCGAA GTTCTTCTTCCGCTTGACAACCCGTCAGGAAACATCACGGGGACAGTGCGTAGGAAGCAAGCCAGGCTGTGA